The following are encoded in a window of Lactobacillus intestinalis genomic DNA:
- a CDS encoding UDP-N-acetylmuramoyl-L-alanyl-D-glutamate--2,6-diaminopimelate ligase: protein MSISLNTCILILKEHHLLKSSAVQDAVATKMDYVSYDSRDIQTNTLFFCKGAGFRPTYLSMAKDNGAICYVAEQPYPEGKGMHALIVRDVSKAMALLSAAFFRFPQDDLFVVAFTGTKGKTTSAYFLKGMLDQMNGGRTALISSVNDVVGPKPEDSFKSSLTTPESLDLFRDMRTAVDNGMTHLVMEVSSQAYKKNRVFGLTYDLGFFLNITPDHIGPNEHPNFADYLHCKLQLLVNSRKCIINAETAHFDEVYAAATTTTNPDSIYLFANENFENPNLKVPIDFRYASQETDMRETRFKLYCASDKAKQLPINGDYTLQMIGDFNESNGTAAIIGAGLAGMDHDECAKGIRHVTIPGRMQTEMTKNHGMVVVDYAHNKASMMALMSFMQEEFDNPKIIVVVGAPGDKGVSRRPGFSESLTAYADKAFLTTDDPGFEDPMSIAQEIDSGIDHSKCDVTIELDRKKAIHDAIAMAGKDDVVLICGKGADAFQKIRGVDTPYPSDIVVAQNVINELEGEQEHFEH, encoded by the coding sequence ATGAGTATTTCTTTAAATACCTGTATTTTAATTTTAAAAGAACACCACTTGCTTAAGTCAAGTGCGGTTCAAGATGCTGTCGCAACTAAGATGGATTACGTATCTTATGATTCACGCGACATTCAAACCAACACTTTATTTTTCTGTAAAGGGGCTGGATTTAGACCAACCTACTTATCAATGGCTAAAGACAACGGCGCCATTTGTTATGTTGCAGAACAACCATATCCAGAAGGAAAAGGGATGCACGCCTTAATTGTTCGGGATGTATCAAAGGCCATGGCACTTTTGTCTGCCGCATTTTTCCGTTTCCCACAAGACGATTTATTTGTAGTTGCCTTCACTGGAACTAAGGGTAAGACCACTTCCGCATACTTTTTAAAGGGAATGCTTGATCAAATGAATGGTGGTCGCACTGCACTTATTTCTTCAGTTAATGATGTAGTGGGTCCTAAGCCAGAAGACAGCTTTAAATCAAGCTTAACTACACCAGAATCACTTGATTTGTTCCGTGATATGAGAACTGCTGTTGATAATGGAATGACTCATTTGGTAATGGAAGTTTCAAGTCAAGCTTACAAGAAGAATCGTGTATTTGGTTTGACTTACGATCTTGGCTTTTTCTTAAACATTACGCCAGACCATATTGGACCAAATGAACACCCTAACTTTGCGGATTATCTTCACTGTAAGTTGCAATTGTTGGTAAATTCACGCAAGTGTATCATCAATGCAGAAACTGCTCACTTTGATGAAGTATATGCAGCCGCAACTACTACAACTAATCCAGACAGTATTTATCTTTTTGCTAACGAAAACTTTGAAAATCCAAACTTGAAGGTTCCAATTGATTTCCGCTATGCTTCACAAGAAACTGATATGCGTGAAACTCGCTTCAAGCTTTACTGTGCAAGTGATAAAGCTAAGCAACTTCCAATTAATGGCGATTACACTTTGCAAATGATCGGTGACTTCAACGAATCAAATGGTACTGCTGCAATCATCGGCGCCGGACTTGCTGGCATGGATCATGATGAATGCGCTAAGGGGATTCGTCACGTTACCATCCCTGGTAGAATGCAAACTGAAATGACCAAGAATCATGGAATGGTTGTTGTGGATTATGCTCACAACAAAGCTTCAATGATGGCACTTATGAGCTTTATGCAAGAAGAATTTGATAATCCAAAGATTATTGTGGTTGTAGGTGCTCCTGGGGATAAAGGAGTTTCTCGTCGTCCAGGATTCAGTGAAAGTTTGACTGCTTATGCTGATAAAGCCTTCCTTACTACCGATGATCCAGGATTTGAAGATCCAATGTCAATTGCTCAAGAAATTGACTCTGGAATTGATCACTCAAAGTGTGATGTAACAATTGAATTAGATCGTAAAAAGGCTATCCATGATGCAATTGCAATGGCTGGCAAAGATGATGTTGTTCTTATCTGTGGAAAAGGTGCAGATGCTTTCCAAAAGATTCGCGGTGTAGATACACCATATCCATCAGATATCGTTGTTGCTCAAAATGTAATTAACGAACTTGAAGGTGAACAAGAACATTTTGAACATTAG
- a CDS encoding sensor histidine kinase, with the protein MKKERVKLTGAEKSELFAEAVVTIVLLLLLNLSIIILIHLAILQDENLVNGIYFLKKTMSFVGGKDFWSWQNVVIIIMAIGDLIVLYWRLIRRYHQMQLRHVISELHYIANGHFDHRISFVVRTDLQRVIDSINSLVDSTVNSINEERAIEKSKDELITNVSHDIRTPLTSIIGYLGLLKSGAALPEDTQKYVDIAYTKAEQMKSLANDLLEYTTLKSTNTTLNLSALHIYSMLEQVAAGFELEAEKKGISFEIQARPQDLTIKADPEKLVRVYNNLITNALKYGTGATTIKLVANLVNNQQVELRVENNGAKIPEESLKKIFERFYRVETSRNTKTGGTGLGLSITKSVVDLHHGTITCVSDDNWTSFIIRLPLDPSKASVKQ; encoded by the coding sequence ATGAAAAAAGAGCGCGTAAAATTAACTGGCGCTGAAAAAAGTGAACTTTTTGCGGAAGCGGTCGTTACGATTGTTTTGCTTTTATTACTGAACTTATCGATCATCATTTTAATTCATTTGGCGATTTTACAAGATGAAAACTTAGTCAATGGGATTTATTTCTTAAAAAAGACGATGAGTTTTGTAGGAGGAAAAGACTTCTGGTCTTGGCAAAATGTCGTGATTATCATCATGGCTATTGGGGATTTGATAGTTTTGTATTGGCGTTTAATCCGTCGCTATCATCAAATGCAACTGCGCCATGTGATTTCGGAATTGCACTATATCGCAAACGGTCACTTTGATCATCGAATTTCTTTTGTGGTAAGAACGGACCTCCAACGCGTAATTGATTCAATTAATTCTTTGGTAGATAGTACTGTGAATTCAATTAATGAAGAGCGCGCTATTGAGAAGTCTAAAGATGAACTTATTACTAATGTTTCTCATGATATTCGCACACCGCTGACTTCAATTATTGGTTATCTTGGCCTGTTAAAATCCGGCGCAGCTTTACCTGAAGATACGCAGAAATATGTTGATATTGCTTATACTAAAGCCGAGCAAATGAAATCTCTGGCAAATGATTTGTTGGAATACACGACCTTGAAATCAACTAATACTACCTTGAATTTATCGGCACTTCATATTTATTCTATGCTGGAACAAGTAGCAGCTGGATTTGAACTGGAAGCTGAAAAAAAGGGAATTAGTTTTGAAATTCAAGCTCGTCCGCAAGATTTAACTATTAAGGCTGATCCAGAAAAGCTTGTCCGTGTTTATAATAATTTGATTACTAATGCTTTGAAGTACGGTACTGGGGCTACGACGATCAAGCTGGTAGCAAATTTAGTAAATAATCAACAAGTAGAACTTCGCGTCGAAAATAATGGGGCTAAGATTCCTGAAGAGTCCTTGAAGAAGATTTTTGAACGTTTCTACCGTGTCGAAACTTCTCGCAATACTAAAACTGGCGGAACTGGGCTAGGTTTATCAATTACAAAAAGTGTAGTTGATTTGCACCATGGAACAATTACTTGTGTATCGGATGATAATTGGACAAGTTTCATTATTCGTCTGCCATTAGATCCAAGTAAAGCGTCAGTGAAGCAGTAG
- a CDS encoding response regulator transcription factor, translated as MKILVVDDDKEIVELLSIYLKNEGYEPIAAYSGKEAITKLTTTPDIALMILDVMMPNMTGIEVIKEVRKDSDIPIIIVSAKTGDMDKIQGLITGADDYVSKPFNPLEVMARVRSLLRRSQKQVKDDEPDVLEVGPLVINRDSHEVKTIGGKDIQLTALEFGILYLLASHPNRVFSADEIFERVWQQESIVSAKTVMVHVSHLRDKIQKATGGEDVIQTVWGVGYKVEA; from the coding sequence GTGAAAATCTTAGTTGTTGACGACGATAAAGAAATCGTAGAATTATTAAGCATTTACCTAAAAAATGAAGGATATGAACCAATTGCAGCCTATAGCGGTAAAGAAGCAATTACTAAATTAACTACCACTCCTGACATTGCTTTAATGATTTTAGATGTCATGATGCCAAATATGACAGGGATCGAAGTGATTAAGGAGGTTAGAAAAGATTCGGATATTCCAATCATCATTGTTTCTGCTAAGACTGGAGATATGGATAAGATTCAAGGGTTAATTACTGGTGCAGATGATTATGTTTCTAAACCATTTAATCCATTAGAAGTAATGGCTCGTGTACGTTCACTTTTGCGTCGTAGTCAAAAGCAAGTCAAAGATGACGAACCTGATGTTTTAGAAGTTGGACCACTTGTAATTAATCGTGATTCTCATGAAGTAAAAACAATCGGCGGTAAGGATATTCAATTAACAGCTTTGGAATTTGGAATTCTTTATTTACTAGCAAGCCATCCAAATCGCGTTTTCTCAGCTGATGAAATCTTTGAAAGAGTATGGCAACAAGAATCCATTGTTTCCGCTAAAACTGTTATGGTCCACGTTTCCCACCTTCGTGATAAAATCCAAAAAGCAACTGGTGGCGAAGATGTTATTCAGACTGTTTGGGGAGTTGGCTATAAAGTAGAGGCTTAA
- a CDS encoding ABC transporter ATP-binding protein has protein sequence MDQTVNNEKVHHSSTLARLLKLILTTSPWMFIASIITIILSAGANVIGTLFIERLINNYIAPLVKQVQHGQSPNYGPLAYAIWVMLGIYAIGFISNYLFTMLMAILAQKVQFRVRNNMFTHMENLPIAYFDQNDYGDIMSRYTNDIDTLMQMISQSIPQFTNSALTLIFVIAAMFSLSWQLTIFSFIIFALSFGIVRFLTKKSSYYFKVQQKKLGQINGYNEEMLNGLKVIKVFSHEPEVKEGFEKYNDELRIASGKANTYATILFPIMGNMGNLLYVLIAILGGAVAINNWAPLTLGAIASFLQLSRQFSMPIAQISQQLNSIVMALAGAQRIFQLEDEPVEADNGVVTISKDKEVEGAWHWNVPQKDGSTKKVPVRGHIIFDHVNFSYVPEKQILYDICINAKPGMKVALVGETGAGKTTISNMLNRFYPISSGEITYDGIPIKNIKKDDLRRSLSIVLQETHLFTGTIMDNIRFGNPNASDDEVYQAARLSHADEFIHELDDGYDTVIDGDGGDLSQGQMQLLSIARAMIADEPVMILDEATSSIDTRTEKMVQAGMDNLLAGRTSFVIAHRLSTIVNSDLILVLDHGHIIESGTHKELLAEKGYYYELYTGKKEIQ, from the coding sequence TTGGATCAAACAGTAAATAATGAAAAAGTTCATCATTCTAGTACTTTAGCTAGATTATTAAAATTAATCTTAACTACTAGCCCATGGATGTTCATTGCCTCAATAATTACCATTATCTTGTCGGCTGGAGCCAACGTTATAGGTACTTTATTTATTGAGCGTTTAATTAATAACTACATTGCGCCTTTAGTTAAGCAGGTACAACATGGTCAGAGTCCTAACTACGGTCCGCTTGCATATGCAATTTGGGTAATGTTAGGTATTTATGCCATTGGATTTATCTCTAACTATCTATTCACAATGTTAATGGCAATTTTGGCCCAAAAGGTTCAATTCCGGGTACGTAACAATATGTTTACCCACATGGAGAACTTGCCAATTGCTTATTTTGACCAAAATGACTACGGCGATATCATGTCACGTTACACCAACGATATCGATACTTTGATGCAGATGATTTCGCAGTCAATCCCACAGTTTACTAACTCAGCTTTGACTTTGATTTTCGTAATTGCCGCCATGTTTAGTTTGAGCTGGCAGCTTACGATCTTCTCATTTATCATCTTCGCCTTATCATTTGGAATTGTTCGTTTCTTAACTAAAAAGTCTAGTTACTACTTCAAGGTTCAGCAAAAGAAACTTGGCCAAATTAATGGTTATAACGAAGAAATGCTTAACGGCTTAAAGGTTATCAAGGTTTTTTCACATGAACCAGAAGTAAAGGAAGGCTTTGAAAAATATAATGATGAATTGAGAATCGCTTCTGGAAAAGCTAACACTTACGCAACTATCCTTTTCCCAATTATGGGTAATATGGGGAACTTACTTTATGTATTAATTGCAATTTTAGGTGGAGCCGTTGCTATTAATAACTGGGCACCATTGACTTTGGGTGCAATTGCTTCATTCTTGCAATTGTCTAGACAATTCAGTATGCCAATTGCTCAGATTTCTCAACAATTGAACTCGATTGTGATGGCTTTAGCTGGTGCACAAAGAATTTTCCAATTAGAGGATGAACCTGTTGAAGCAGATAATGGCGTGGTTACAATTTCTAAAGATAAAGAAGTTGAAGGTGCATGGCACTGGAATGTTCCTCAAAAAGATGGCAGCACCAAGAAAGTTCCAGTACGTGGTCATATTATTTTTGATCATGTTAACTTCTCTTATGTACCTGAAAAGCAGATTTTGTATGATATTTGTATCAATGCCAAACCGGGGATGAAGGTGGCTTTAGTTGGAGAAACTGGAGCTGGGAAGACGACGATTTCTAATATGCTTAACCGTTTCTATCCAATTAGTTCTGGCGAGATTACTTATGATGGTATTCCGATTAAGAATATTAAAAAGGATGATCTAAGAAGATCGCTCTCAATTGTATTGCAAGAAACACACCTGTTTACAGGAACTATTATGGATAATATTCGTTTCGGTAATCCAAATGCTAGTGATGATGAGGTCTATCAAGCTGCACGCTTATCACATGCGGATGAATTTATTCATGAGCTTGATGATGGGTATGATACTGTGATTGACGGTGATGGTGGCGATTTATCACAGGGTCAAATGCAATTGCTCAGTATTGCCCGGGCAATGATTGCGGATGAGCCAGTAATGATTTTGGATGAAGCTACCTCAAGTATTGATACACGAACTGAAAAGATGGTTCAAGCGGGTATGGATAACTTGCTTGCTGGTAGAACAAGTTTTGTAATTGCGCACCGTTTGTCTACAATTGTTAACTCAGATCTTATTTTGGTTCTTGATCATGGTCATATTATTGAATCAGGTACTCATAAAGAACTTCTTGCCGAAAAAGGCTACTACTACGAACTTTATACTGGTAAGAAAGAAATTCAATAA
- a CDS encoding DUF1129 family protein, which produces MAEEKNNTAKINQSKQEKLKNQTESQNKDDELKTKSPAELRKLLSNKNSDYVFRLQKELQAQGKMTLEEAESKVNELLPEIIVAQRHGQPANGLYMASPKIKAMDMLSPKNKKPVVHPFWQRAIDSALLYLVFFVGAFGVLEMFQSSGQKDNPQTGILTLVSVGVLMGIYMAKYNDWVVPGKGQGKTRVSWGKAILGMLGLLIALFIWLWIITLPGIRVINPTLPGVVDIIIAAIAYGIRWLFRRHYDITGSTFAPAPRQK; this is translated from the coding sequence ATGGCAGAAGAGAAGAATAATACTGCAAAAATTAATCAATCTAAACAAGAAAAACTTAAAAATCAAACTGAGAGTCAAAATAAGGATGACGAATTAAAAACTAAGTCACCTGCTGAATTAAGAAAACTTCTCAGTAATAAGAATTCTGACTATGTTTTTCGTCTTCAAAAAGAACTTCAAGCTCAGGGTAAAATGACCTTGGAAGAAGCAGAAAGTAAGGTAAATGAACTTTTGCCCGAAATCATCGTTGCTCAACGTCATGGTCAACCAGCTAATGGACTTTACATGGCATCCCCTAAGATTAAAGCCATGGATATGCTTAGTCCTAAGAACAAAAAGCCTGTAGTTCACCCATTTTGGCAAAGAGCAATTGATAGTGCCCTTCTTTACTTAGTATTCTTTGTTGGGGCATTTGGTGTACTTGAAATGTTTCAAAGCAGTGGTCAAAAAGACAACCCTCAAACTGGAATCCTAACTTTAGTTAGTGTTGGGGTATTAATGGGGATCTATATGGCTAAGTACAATGATTGGGTTGTTCCTGGTAAAGGCCAAGGCAAGACCCGAGTATCCTGGGGGAAAGCAATTTTAGGGATGCTAGGATTGTTGATTGCTTTGTTTATTTGGTTATGGATAATTACTCTTCCGGGTATTCGAGTAATTAACCCAACTCTACCAGGAGTCGTAGATATCATTATTGCGGCCATTGCTTATGGTATACGCTGGCTCTTTAGACGCCATTATGATATTACAGGCTCAACTTTTGCTCCTGCACCAAGACAGAAATAA
- a CDS encoding amino acid racemase: MKHFFSIIGGMGTIATESYVRLINHRVKIARDQDYLNYILVNDAQVPDRTSYIMDHSKPNFFYDLKDDVLGQAKLNPDFFVMPCNTAHYFYDDLAALTDIPFLHMMRIAVHNFIDNYPDEKKIGLIATEGSIYDHLYEDEIHHVGREVELGGSEIQPMVNELIYSDIKEKGVVNHDLYHKILKTMHDKYGCNVVLLGCTELSLAQEKAPDHPYNVIDPQSIIADVSIELALKIRNGMDPQEACAKYLYK; this comes from the coding sequence ATGAAGCATTTTTTTAGTATTATCGGTGGAATGGGAACAATTGCCACTGAAAGCTATGTTCGTTTAATTAATCATCGAGTTAAAATTGCTCGAGACCAAGATTATTTAAACTATATTTTGGTAAATGATGCCCAGGTTCCTGATCGAACTTCTTACATTATGGATCATTCCAAGCCCAACTTCTTTTATGATTTAAAAGATGACGTCTTAGGCCAAGCCAAGCTTAATCCAGATTTCTTTGTTATGCCATGTAATACAGCTCATTATTTCTATGATGATTTAGCTGCTTTGACAGATATTCCATTTTTGCATATGATGCGAATTGCAGTCCATAATTTTATTGATAATTATCCCGATGAAAAGAAAATCGGCTTGATTGCTACTGAGGGTTCAATTTATGATCATTTATATGAAGATGAAATTCATCATGTTGGACGGGAAGTTGAACTAGGTGGGTCTGAGATTCAGCCTATGGTTAATGAGTTGATTTATTCAGACATTAAGGAAAAAGGCGTTGTAAATCACGATTTATATCATAAGATCTTGAAGACGATGCATGATAAGTACGGTTGTAATGTGGTCTTGTTGGGATGTACCGAGCTTTCTTTGGCTCAAGAAAAAGCACCCGATCATCCCTACAATGTAATCGATCCACAATCCATTATTGCCGATGTTTCCATTGAGCTAGCATTAAAAATTAGAAATGGAATGGATCCACAAGAAGCTTGTGCTAAATATTTGTACAAATAA
- the ychF gene encoding redox-regulated ATPase YchF, giving the protein MSLTAGIVGLPNVGKSTLFNAITKAGAEMANYPFATIEPNVGMVEVPDKRLARIQELIPAKKIVHTTFEFTDIAGLVKGASKGEGLGNKFLENIRQTDAIVHVVRAFDDDNITSVTGKVDPEEDINTINLELAIADLDAVNRRINKVKKVAQQGDKEAKAEMAVLEKLKPVLEEGNAARSLDFNKDEQKIVKGLFLLTSKPVIYVANIAESSMADPESDKYYQIVKKHAESENAEALGISAATEEEIAAMDEDERKEFLEMEGVEESGLDRLIKAAYHILGLRTFFTAGGPETRAWTFHEGMKAPQVAGVIHSDFERGFIRAEVVSFDDLNKLETMQKVKEAGRLRLEGKDYVVEDGDIIEFRFNV; this is encoded by the coding sequence ATGTCACTAACTGCTGGGATTGTAGGTTTACCAAATGTTGGTAAGTCAACTTTATTTAACGCGATTACAAAGGCTGGTGCGGAAATGGCTAATTACCCATTCGCAACCATTGAACCAAACGTAGGAATGGTGGAAGTACCAGATAAGCGTCTTGCTCGAATTCAAGAATTAATTCCTGCTAAGAAGATTGTTCATACTACTTTTGAATTTACGGATATTGCTGGACTTGTTAAGGGTGCTTCCAAGGGTGAAGGTCTTGGTAACAAGTTCCTTGAAAATATTCGTCAAACCGATGCGATTGTTCACGTAGTACGTGCTTTTGATGATGACAACATTACTTCAGTTACTGGTAAGGTTGATCCAGAAGAAGATATCAATACTATTAATTTGGAACTTGCAATTGCAGACCTTGATGCAGTTAACCGTCGTATCAATAAAGTTAAGAAAGTTGCTCAACAAGGTGATAAGGAAGCTAAGGCTGAAATGGCTGTACTTGAAAAGCTTAAGCCAGTTTTAGAAGAAGGAAATGCTGCTCGTTCACTTGACTTTAACAAGGATGAGCAAAAGATTGTTAAGGGTCTTTTCCTTTTAACTTCTAAGCCAGTTATTTATGTAGCTAACATTGCAGAAAGTTCAATGGCAGATCCAGAAAGCGATAAGTACTACCAAATCGTTAAGAAGCATGCGGAAAGTGAAAATGCAGAAGCTTTAGGAATTAGTGCAGCCACTGAAGAAGAAATTGCTGCTATGGATGAAGATGAAAGAAAAGAATTTCTTGAAATGGAAGGCGTGGAAGAATCTGGACTTGATCGTTTGATTAAGGCTGCCTACCATATTTTGGGTCTTCGTACATTCTTTACTGCTGGTGGTCCAGAAACTCGTGCTTGGACTTTCCACGAAGGGATGAAGGCACCACAAGTTGCTGGAGTTATTCACTCCGACTTTGAACGTGGATTTATTCGTGCCGAAGTTGTATCATTTGACGATTTGAACAAACTTGAAACTATGCAAAAGGTTAAGGAAGCTGGTCGACTTCGTCTTGAAGGTAAAGATTATGTTGTTGAAGACGGTGACATTATTGAATTTAGATTTAATGTCTAG
- a CDS encoding ABC transporter ATP-binding protein, giving the protein MIKTLSKSIRQYKKLSLLSPLFVIGEVIIEMLIPYLVGILIDKGIMKGDMAYINKWGLILFIITIVSLILGASASYVSAHAAAGFAANLRKDMFYHMQDYSFENIDKFSSSSLVTRLTTDVTNVQTAYQILIRIAVRAPMMLIVSVIMSIIISPRLSLIFLVIAPIFVIILALIIKSAYPYFPKSFKGYDRMNQVVRENVRGIREVKTYVQEQPQIKKFEKSSGFIYKLFSTAQKIISLNALVVMAVLNIATLAICWFGAKEIVGGTLQTGQLISMFSYSNSVLFSLNILAMIATQLIISGASGRRIADVITEKPAIENPRKPLKTITNGEVVFDHVSFKYDPSDKHLALDDIDLHIKPGETIGIIGETGSSKSTLVSMIPRLYDVTAGAVRVAGHNVKSYDLKSLRDNVAMVLQKNILFSGTIKDNLKWGNENATDEQIVAAAKIAHADGFIREMPDGYDTMIEQGGNNVSGGQKQRLTIARALLKNPKILILDDSTSAVDTSTEREIRHSLAKDMPETTKIIISQRIVSIKDADRIIVMNHGKIEDIGTNDELMKRNALYSSIAKFQEENGK; this is encoded by the coding sequence TTGATAAAAACACTAAGTAAATCAATACGGCAGTATAAAAAATTATCACTTCTGTCACCACTTTTTGTTATTGGCGAAGTAATAATTGAAATGCTGATTCCGTATTTGGTTGGTATTTTAATTGATAAAGGGATTATGAAAGGAGATATGGCTTACATTAATAAATGGGGCTTAATCTTGTTCATAATTACAATTGTTTCGTTAATTCTGGGTGCGAGCGCCAGCTATGTTTCAGCTCACGCAGCAGCTGGTTTTGCGGCTAACTTGCGTAAAGATATGTTTTATCATATGCAAGATTATTCTTTTGAAAATATTGATAAGTTTTCAAGTTCAAGTTTGGTAACTCGTTTAACTACTGACGTAACTAATGTTCAAACCGCTTATCAGATTTTGATCCGAATTGCGGTTAGAGCACCAATGATGTTAATTGTGTCAGTAATTATGTCAATAATTATCAGCCCAAGATTATCATTAATTTTCTTGGTAATTGCACCGATTTTTGTCATCATTTTGGCTTTGATTATTAAATCAGCTTATCCGTATTTCCCAAAGAGCTTTAAGGGATATGACCGTATGAACCAAGTAGTGCGTGAAAATGTACGTGGGATTCGCGAAGTTAAGACTTATGTCCAAGAACAACCACAAATTAAGAAATTTGAAAAGTCCTCAGGTTTCATTTATAAGCTATTCTCTACTGCACAAAAGATTATTTCATTAAACGCACTAGTTGTAATGGCCGTACTTAATATTGCAACTTTAGCAATTTGCTGGTTTGGTGCTAAAGAAATTGTTGGTGGAACTTTGCAAACTGGGCAATTAATTTCAATGTTCTCTTATTCCAACTCTGTTTTGTTCAGTTTGAACATTTTGGCTATGATTGCGACTCAATTGATTATTTCTGGCGCGAGTGGTCGTCGTATTGCTGACGTAATTACTGAAAAACCAGCCATTGAAAATCCAAGAAAACCGCTTAAGACCATTACTAATGGAGAAGTGGTGTTTGATCATGTTAGCTTTAAATATGATCCATCCGATAAGCATTTAGCCTTAGATGATATCGATTTACATATTAAACCCGGAGAAACAATTGGTATCATTGGAGAAACTGGGTCTTCTAAATCTACTCTCGTTTCCATGATTCCACGTTTGTACGATGTAACGGCGGGTGCAGTCCGGGTGGCTGGACACAATGTTAAGTCATATGATTTAAAGAGTTTACGTGATAACGTAGCGATGGTATTGCAAAAGAACATCTTATTCTCCGGTACCATTAAAGACAACTTGAAGTGGGGTAATGAAAATGCAACTGATGAACAAATCGTTGCAGCAGCTAAGATTGCCCATGCAGATGGTTTTATTCGTGAAATGCCAGATGGCTACGATACGATGATTGAACAAGGTGGTAATAACGTTTCAGGTGGTCAAAAGCAACGGTTGACAATTGCTCGTGCGCTTTTGAAGAATCCAAAGATTTTGATTTTGGATGATTCAACTTCAGCTGTTGATACCAGTACTGAGCGAGAAATTCGTCATTCTTTGGCTAAAGATATGCCAGAAACCACTAAGATAATTATTTCTCAGCGTATCGTTTCCATTAAGGATGCAGATCGCATTATTGTAATGAATCATGGAAAAATTGAAGATATCGGAACAAACGATGAACTTATGAAACGTAACGCTCTCTATAGTTCAATTGCTAAGTTCCAAGAAGAAAATGGAAAGTAG